In one window of Niallia sp. Man26 DNA:
- a CDS encoding stage III sporulation protein AH encodes MLIITENVKGKRYNHLMDLLTRHCNKFAFVENEMEEESHAAIDARIVYIKEHLLERKIQREWETTKLPEATAYVSYFQLNNATRDFLKENSNSLFSWLHPKLPEDLMFYQNDKCILAGCSHEGYFIVEETLWGEFLLNTER; translated from the coding sequence ATGCTGATAATAACAGAAAATGTAAAAGGGAAACGGTATAACCATTTAATGGATTTGCTTACCAGACATTGTAATAAGTTTGCCTTCGTTGAGAATGAGATGGAGGAAGAGAGCCATGCTGCAATTGATGCCAGGATTGTTTATATAAAGGAACACTTGCTGGAAAGGAAAATTCAACGAGAATGGGAAACAACGAAACTTCCTGAGGCCACCGCATATGTTTCTTATTTTCAATTAAATAATGCCACAAGGGATTTCCTGAAGGAAAACAGCAATTCCCTTTTTAGCTGGCTCCATCCAAAATTGCCGGAAGACTTAATGTTTTATCAGAATGATAAATGTATATTAGCTGGATGTTCACACGAGGGCTACTTTATAGTGGAAGAGACCTTGTGGGGAGAATTTCTATTAAATACAGAGCGGTGA